GCCCCGGAGCAGCCGACGGAGGAGGCCGCGTCTCCTAGGTGCGTGGGTCAGTAGTGGTGTTGGTGTGGTTTGGATGTTTGATCAGGGATTTTGGGTCCCAGTGTGGGATAATTTGGTATGGGATCGGATACTCCTGATGGTCTTTTCGATGAGTCGCTGATTGAACGGGTGATGCCTGATCTGTCGGTGATCCAGGCTGGCGCCGGGATCCATAAACGGTTCAAACCGTTCGATCCGGATCTGGTGATGATGGTGCCGCCGTCGTTGGACGAGTGGCTGCCGGAGGTTCATCTTTCCCGGTTCATTGCTGACGTCGTGGACAGTCAGCTGGACTTGTCGAAGTTTTATGCGTCGTATGCCAAGGCGAAGGGCCAGCCGCCGTATGACCCGCGCCTGATGGTTCGTGTGCTGCTCTACGGGTATTGCGTGGGCGTGCGTTCCTCGCGGGAACTCGAGCGTGCGTGTGTGGATGTGGTCGCTTTTCGTTGGTTGACCGCGCAGCAAGCACCCGATTTTCGTTCGATTGCCCGGTTCCGCAAACGTCACCTGTCGGCCTTGGGCAACGTGTTCTTGCAAGCGTTGGAGTTGTGTCGGGCGGCGGGGATGGTCTCGCTGGGGCAGGTCGCGTTGGACGGCACGAAGGTGCGGGCCAACGCGTCCCGCCGCAAGGCGATGAGTTACGCCCGTCTGACCCAAAGGCAGAAGGTCCTGGCCGAGGAGGTCTCCGATCTCCTCGCGGAGGCCGAGGCGATCGACACTGCGGAAGACACCCGGTTCGGCAAGGACAAACGCGGTGACGAGTTACCGGCCGAGCTTGCCCGGCGTGAAACGCGTTTGGGCAAGCTTGCCCAGGCGCGGGCTGCGCTCGAGGCCGACGCGGCGGCCAAAGCCCGTAAAGATGCC
The Rathayibacter sp. SW19 DNA segment above includes these coding regions:
- a CDS encoding IS1182 family transposase, producing MHKRFKPFDPDLVMMVPPSLDEWLPEVHLSRFIADVVDSQLDLSKFYASYAKAKGQPPYDPRLMVRVLLYGYCVGVRSSRELERACVDVVAFRWLTAQQAPDFRSIARFRKRHLSALGNVFLQALELCRAAGMVSLGQVALDGTKVRANASRRKAMSYARLTQRQKVLAEEVSDLLAEAEAIDTAEDTRFGKDKRGDELPAELARRETRLGKLAQARAALEADAAAKARKDAEQKAREHGDEDGAVKEKGQDAAAKAVVGPKTQRNFTDPDSRIMKTADGSFHYCYNGFCLVDKDHQVIVSNDMTNTPNDFEQLAPMIQKAEATLGVLPGQVLVDAGFCSVKNLEFAEGIEEASAGKTEFFIATRRLNAAEEAIMGTGQQQAAAATAKLRMVQRLRSKHGHDIYARRKAIVEPVFGQIHTRQGKHVLLRGLDQAKHEWDLIAGCHNLLKLFSATTARSMNGLGT